GCGTTCTCCGATTATTCTCATCCACCAGTTACATATCTAACGCGGGTCCCAagcttttttgtttgtttatattgCCACAACATGCACTGGGTGTGTGGAGATTGGATGCAAATGGATGGATGAATGGGAATGGATGGTGGAGATGGGGTTTCGTTGTTAGATTACCCTCTTCTCTTTGCACGTGGTGCCACTGCCCGCGTCTTCTTCAACAATTGTTATTTGTGGTTCAGATCCATCGCGCTTTTCTCGGTCCAATCGCACTCCAAGAGCCGTGCTCTCTATTCTCTctgtgttctttgtttttttttcttcctttaactTTActtgttttcgttttcttaAATTGAAGTTATTTGTGGctgttttttttcaaacaaaaagtCAATTCATCCCCTTAaacctaaaaaattataccaattaaaaatttgaaactttgaTAGGGGCACATTTGGAGGTTTGTTAACTGTCATGATCATGTTTGTCCATGTTACTCGTGTTCCCATgtctatttattataatttgtacATGTATAACATTTTACTAAAATGACGTCTACATCAATTAATACTAATTTACTTCAAAATGTAAGATAGAGCACATACGACTAATTGTTAGCTTTTTCTACCTAGGTTGTATATTATTAGTAATGTTGTTGTTTATTGCTCGCTAACCCatgttcttaaatttatttccaaaaacTTTCGTTCCTATTTTCTAAGACCATTTTGCAAGAGCGGAGTTTGAGGCTTAAGCATACATCGTCCGGACCAACGGAGACTCAAAATTTAGTTGGTTGACTTACTTGAGGGCGAGAGGGCGAGAGTGAGTATCACACAATTGGACTGAAAATTCCAAAAGAGTGCAACTATAACAGTAAGGGAGGCAGTACACAAGACACTTCTGACTAAGATTCTTTTAGGCTAACCATGCGCGCCAGGCCAAGTGCATGTCACATTGTGTTTGGCACGCGCCGAACACCCTCCCCTATTCGATTGTCTTTTCTATGAGGTCCAAAATGAGttgttttaaattctcaaCTTATCAAGGGTGGGCTTAAAACAGTCCAGTCCAATGTAAGTTTGGGCTTAAGTGGGAGGCAAACNaaaaaaaaaaaaaaaaaaaaaaaaaaacagaaaaatgatgaaataataaattaattaataaaagtggAGGATGGTGGCAGCTCATAGCGGTGTGGGACCCATGCATGAGGTGGCCCGCATGCCTTTTgccctttcttcttttctccctttaggtttacattttatttctttaattattttaattcaacttcAAATCTAAGCGAAAATAATTAGAagaattttcacttttaaatatttatgtttctttaatgcctattttttaaagaaattaattattgtttttgttattatcTGCCTCCGATTACTTCCCttcatacaaaatattttcgaAATAATTTCCTataatatctcaaattctAAGCGATTgacttatatttttattatttatttaatagaaaataatttctgagaattaaaaaaataaaatcaaatcaaacactttataattaaatgaaaaaaaaaaaaaaaaaagtaggagGAAACACGGGATTTAGgacattttgtttctttattctGTGtcgaaaataataataataaaaaaaaaagggcagAGAAGTGTTGGGAGTGTGGTGTCTGGCAATGCACGTGGGTGGTGTgcctctttttcccttttcttcagTCAAAGCTGTGCCCACTCTCTCTCTATTATAACCTACCTTTTTCCCTTGCTTCCCATTTTGAAGGGAAATCTTTTTAAGCCCCCACCAAAAATAACATCAAATTATTCCTAATCACactcattatatatatatatatatatatatatatatatcctagATATTTTATAGGGTTTCACTTCATtcccaatttttaaaaaatgcataccagttaaaagtttattagatacaaaatttaaaatgtccGAACAAACATGATATACTAttgaaattacattttttttcttttttttgtaaagtttACGTAGGTATGAATAACAcgtatatttctttttaagataCGAGATGCAACTCTGTAATTAAGTTCgtattttcctcatttttttaaaactatcaCTGTTTTAATAAATGGTATGGAAAGAAGAAGGGAGCCATCAGCCAATTATTGTTATCACCAACAAAATTTtgccccaaaaaaaaaattgaaaagaaaattactttataacttaattttaaattttcaaatattaaattgtattttttttttaaatttaatataggTGACGATTTGAacattttggtttttttcaaaagaaaatatagcacattcaaaatataaagtaaaaaaaaaaaaaaaaaaaaaaaaaaaaaaaaaaaaaaaaaaaaaaNTTCAGTCAAAGCTGTGCCCACTCTCTCTCTATTATAAACCTACCTTTTTCCTTTGCTTCCCATTTTGAAGGGAAATCTTTTTAAGGCCCCCACCAAAAATAACATCAAATTATTCCTAATCACActcattatttatatatatatatatatatcctagatattttatatggtttcacttcatttccaatttttaaaaatacatacgagttaaaagtttattagatataaaatttaaaatgtccGAACAAACATGACATACTAttgaaattacatttttttttttttgtaaagtttACGTGGACATGCATAGcacatatatttctttttaagataCGAGATGCAACCACGTAATTAAATTCgtattttcctcattttttaAAGCTATCACTGTTTTAATAAATGGTATGGAAAGAAGAAGGGAGCCATCAGCCAATTATTGGTATCACCACAAAATTTTgccccacaaaaaaaaaaaaaaaactgaaaagaaaatcactatataacttaattttaaaatttcaaatattaaattgtattttttttttaaatttaatataggTGACGATTTGAacattttggttttctttcaaaagaaaatatagcacattcaaaatataaagtaaaacaaaaaaaaagaaagtaattttGACTGTTTAAAATCActtatatacatattttgaatatataagTTTTAGGGATAAaagttgatattttaaattacttctagcaaattttaatagttaagacaaaaacaattcttttttaggttaaaaggcttaaattcaatattatcTTCGTTTCTATTTtaccaataaatttttaaatctaactcttttgatatttattatatgaatttaatttttttttaactgatCACTAcaacataaaaattaacaaagaagtttaattagttaatttatattaactACTATGTCATGATACaattaaattcaaacttcaaGAACCGAACATATCACACTTGAgttcaaatttcaacaataaaaGTGTTGGTCTTGAGAATTGTGTAGGATGAACTGAGTTGATCcatataattcattaaaataaaaagaaaaagaaaaaatcaaaagtgtattaaaaaaaaaaaaaaaaaaaaaaaatNNNNNNNNNNNNNNNNNNNNNNNNNNNNNNNNNNNNNNNNNNNNNNNNNNNNNNNNNNNNNNNNNNNNNNNNNNNNNNNNNNNNNNNNNNNNNNNNNNNNNNNNNNNNNNNNNNNNNNNNNNNNNNNNNNNNNNNNNNNNNNNNNNNNNNNNNNNNNNNNNNNNNNNNNNNNNNNNNNNNNNNNNNNNNNNNNNNNNNNNNNNNNNNNNNaaaaaaaaaaaaaaaaaaaaaaaaaaaaaaaaaaaaaaaaaaaaaaaaagggttgaaTGGTGAGGTGGTAAATTCagaaaaagcaaacaaaaccCCTTTAGCGCGGCAGTTTTAATTcgaaaaaactaataataatattattttagtggGAAAGGTTGCAGAATTTACACCTAACCCAGAAGTCGACGCCATAACCATTTCAAcgctcttcttcctctctttctccacCTCATAAACAATCCCATTACTCCTCCGTATGATCATAAATTTCCAGATCCAGAACATGCAGTGAAAAatgagcgagagagagagtttgCTCGCTTTTTCTCAAGCTTCCTTTTCGGTACCAGTACCAGTACCTCTCAGATTGTGATCTTTCTTCTCTGGATTTGACGTCCTATCAATTCTCTTCCAATCAACTTTCACTGCTTTTCAATTCCTGGTTATTTActcttctttttacttttccatttttttattcttcttataCTTCGCCTCGTTTTTTTCATGCTCTTTCGCctaatttttatgtttctgCTTTCGGAACTGTAACAGAGGATCGGTTCGGTGTGAATTGCTGGACGGCATTATTTCACTGGCCACTTGAAGGTATCTAAGCTGAAATCGTCAAGTTTGACTTCATGGTTTTCGATTCGGTTTGATTGCGTCACAGTAGGTATGCGGCATTGCATGATGTTTGATGCTTATCCTTGTTTTGTTCTANAAGGTAATTTAACGAATGGTATAAGAACAAGCATAGGTTGTGGTGTATATTAATATAGGTTTGTTTGTGTTCCAACGCTACTTTTCTGTTctggttttgtttttactATCGAATTGAAGTCGGAACTTCCTCTGCCTCCGCGTGGCAATGAGTATTATCGAGGTTGTGAAGAATTTTTCCGAGGCTACAAACATTCCTCGAAGTTAATTGTAGAATGTTCAGATATCTGAAATTAAACTTCATATACAATTATTATATGATttggaaaatgatttaaaatgaatGGGGGACACATGAAGTCTTTGACAGACTGTTAAATTGGACCATTACCAGAAAACTCCAAATTGTTCatataatacaataaattGATGGCCGGTTGTTTGTGATGCTAAGTGTGCACATTATCTGTCGTTTTTTGCTAATAGTAAAAAAGAGACAAGGAAATTTAGGTTCATGCTTCTGATTGAACTGCCGAAGAAATTGTATGCGAATTTGCACTGACCCATGATTAGTTTGTTGATGCAGATCATTTAGGAGGCAAGGCAGTGAGGTTCTCTCGACCCTACTGCCGCGTATGGTCCTAACAACACTTGATGCGTTGCTGTATCTAAATTGTAATAAGTCGATCGGTAGAAAGTACTATGGGTAGCTGAAAGAAGAGACGACGAAGAATGCTGTCTCTTTGCACACATAGATCCCTTTATGAATGGTCACAGATTCTTAGTTATTGATTGAAGTTTGCGGCTGTGAAGCCGAGAGGAGACGGCGAGAAATGGGAGCTGTCGGTGACGAAGAGCTATCAATGGAAGAGACAAGTGGGCATGAAGAGAGAATTTTGGTATCAGTTCGTCTGCGCCCTTTGAACGAGAAGGAGCTTTCAAGGAATGGCGTTTCGGAATGGGAATGCATTAACGAAAACACTATTATATGCAGGAATGGGCTTTCGGTTGCTGAACGCTCCATATATCCATCTGTGTATACATTTGGTACGCCGATGCCCTAGTGAAATATCAAATTgatctacttttttttcttcaagtctCAGTTCtgggttttaatttttcaaatcgAGCATTTCCAAAACAGTGGGTGCTTGAATTGTCTCCAATTTATGGCTACAGTGAGGGGCCTGCTTTTAACTGTGATCCTGAATATTTTATTGTCTGTTCTTTTGCTCTCTCGCcgcccttttcttttatgaacGGCTATAGACAGGGTATTCGGTTGCGGTTGCTCAACAAGGAAGGTCTATGAGGAGGGTGCGAAGGAAGTTGCTCTTTCTGTTGTCAGTGGAGTTAACTGTATGGAAGAACCAGTCccttttttccctctttgCATTCGATTATTTACatgaaattcatatttatctttttcccAATTCCCACTGGATTTTTTCCTACAGCAACTATTTTTGCTTATGGACAAACAAGCAGTGGGAAAACGTACACCATGAGTGGAATTACCGAGTATACCATCGCAGATATATATGACCACATAGAGAAGGTAAGCATAAATAATGTTGGTTTGGTATAgtattttcccttttcctggtctaattttattttccttttatttttgtcaagCACACGGAGAgggattttcttttgaagttttcTGCTATAGAGATATATAATGAATCTGTGAGGGACCTCCTTAGCCTAGACAATACTCCTCTCAGGCTCCTGGATGATCCTGAGGTGACTAATCATGTCTGACTTTCTCTCACCCTTGTATTGAGTACGTTCATTTCatgatatttgatttttaagttGTTTTGACAGAGGGGAACCACGGTTGAGAAACTCACGGAGGAAACTTTGAGGGGCTGGAATCATTTTAAACAACTTTTATATCTTTGCGAAGGTAGTGGCAGTTTCAAATCTTCTCCTCCTTACAGGAATAAGTTTTGTTTGGTTATATGATgttatttgtatatttttgcAGCTCAGAGGCAGGTAGGGGAGACATCTTTAAATGAAGCAAGCTCCAGATCTCATCAAATTCTTAGATTGGTATCTACATTGCTGTCTTTGCTGTTGTCAATTCTTATAATTACTTAAGTAATACTGTTAATTATTTCTTCCTTCCAGACAGTTGAGAGCTCAGCTCGTGAATTTCTTGGTAATGACAAATCTAGTTCTCTCACGGCTACTGTGGTATGAGCACAATTTCTTTATTACATTGATAAGGAATAGAATTGATTTATTTGGtgaataaatcaataaaataaaataatttttggatACAGAATTTTGTCGATCTGGCAGGAAGTGAACGTGCATCTCAGTCGTTATCAGCTGGTGCACGCCTGAAAGAAGGTTGTCACATAAATCGTAGTCTACTAACTCTTGGGACTGTTATTCGTAAGCTCAGGTACTTTGTGCAATTTTCCTCTTTCTACTTCTCTGTTAAGCAGACAATGTTCTTTGTTCACTGTTGTTTGGTGTGCATGTGATAATTGTCTGTCTAATGTCATTTCAATTGGTCCGTCCAAATGTTTCTGAGTTTTATGTAGAGTGAAGAAATTGGAACTGTTTAATCCTTCGACTTTAGAGGAGGCAGCAACTTCTCCTTTATCATCGAAATAAGGCAACTCCAACTTCCTATAGTACTTTGGAGCCGTCTCCTCCCTCCTTACCTCACTGGACCCTAGGACTCCTCgtcaaatcttctttcatttctacTTCAAACTTCATGTAGGTTTTGATAACGTCTGCCTTGTTAATCTCTTCAACAACTAGTTAAAATGTCTTTAAGCAATACGATGATACTGTTTTCCATTGCTAAAATTTTTAGCACCTCTGTTGCCAATTCCAACCTAGCATCCACTGTTTCCATTTTGTTATCCATCTTCTCACTTGGTATTCCCAGAATAGAACtcttataccaatggagatgatACTGATTTATAGAGAGAGGTATGTATCACAATAAGAAAGTATAAGACTTGAATGTTTGAGAGGTTTGGCAAATCTCCCATTCATAGAAGTCATTTCTTTGATGCCCCTGTGAGTGAAAACCTGCCATAGTAGATTATATCCTCTTCTCGGCACAcagaataatttttattggcATGTCAGAGGAAGGTGGGGGCTCGTTTAAGATCTATTCAATGTACAAGGGTGAAATTTAGATGTTTAAGAAGTATAGGTAAGAAAATAGAATCTGTAGCAAGTAAGGGGACCTAATAGTATTTTAACCTGGTATTTCTATCAGCTCCTTACATTTTCCTCTTATATTTTGGTTCTTACTGACATGTAAAGTCTTTGTTGGATGCAGTAAGGGAAGAAATGGACATATTCCTTTCAGGGATTCAAAGTTAACTCGTATATTGCAATCTTCCTTGGGAGGCAATGCCAGAACTGCCATCATATGTACCATGAGCCCTGCTCAAATCCATGTTGAGCAATCAAGAAATACACTCTTTTTTGCAAGTTGTGCTAAAGAAGTTGTAACTAATGCTCAGGTGAATGTAGTTGTGTCCGATAAGGCTCTAGTAAAACAACTGCAAAGAGAATTGGCAAGGTTGGAAAGTGAGTTAAGAAGCTGTGGACAAGCTTCTGTATCACCCGATTCTACATTAATTAGAGAAAAAGATATCCAGATTGAAAAGGTAATATTTAGTTgtctttcatctttttatatGATTCGACACTGAATTATGACTTCTCATTTTGTAACTTCATAATTGGTTCAGCAGACGTggataattttaattcatatgCTAGTTTGCACTCTAGTAAACTACATCGATTATATGGTGCAAGTGATATACATATATCTccctttaaaaattatattagtaGAAACGGACTTGGTTCTATAGCTCTCTCATGTTACTGAATCGCCAATACTTGGTTATTGCTATTTTTTCAAGGTCGGGCCTTTTGCACAGTAAGAAAAATACACTCTGTAGTCCATAAAACCAAATTGAAACAGGAATGATTATGTTCTATGGTCAGAAGTGTCCAACTTTTTCCTCGAGCTTAATAAGATATACTGAAATTAATATGGACCGAGGTGTCTTAGTAATGCCAAGGGCTTCAAGACAATTGCAAGGATTTAGCCCACATGCTATCCAGGATGACACAAAATAGAGGGACTAAGATACCTCGGTTCATATCAGAAATTATATGATTGGGTttggatttaaatttttaatctccCTCTCTATTGATATGCTTTGTGTCATTTGGAATGTTTCTTTAACTTTTACTTTCTTGGAGGCATTAGATTGTTCTATCAAGGTTGGTACTTAATCTAAATTATTCCTTCTCTTCCTTATTTGCCTCATCATGCAGCTAAAGAAGGACTTAAGAGAACTTACCTTGGAACGAGACTATGCTCAATCTCAGGTTAAGGATCTGCTTAAAATGGTTGAAGAGGACAAACCTTTAATTTCATCGGTATGTCATTTTACATTTTGAAGAAAGCCTCCTCTTATGCTATAATAAAACGAAGTATTTGATGTTTAGTTATTTGCATCTTCTTTCAGACAGAATCAGATGATCAATACCCAAAATTACAGGCACGGTCTTCATGGAACTTTGAGAATCGCCCATCTGAGACAACAGCAATGACAGATTCTCGAATCCATGGTGATGTTTCTGGATCTTTTGATCCATCTCAATATTCAGGTGCTAATAGCAGGTCTGATGATAATTTTATGCATCTTGTCGAAGTTGAAAAGAATTTTCTGCAAGGTAAATCCTCTCCACGAGTATCGTCAATGGTTCCCTTTCGGGTTGATGCTCAACAGCACATGGAGGTAGAAGAACTGTCCTGTGAGAACTCTGAGGATATATGCAAGGAAGTTCGATGTATTGAGATGGAAGAATCAAGTGTGAATGGATACTTAGTTTCTACCATGCCAGGTTCTAGCCCAGAAAGATATATTGATTCGACCGCACCCTCTCCACTAGCAAACACAACCACCTCAAAAGTAGCTGATAATGGGCAAAGTAAAAACTGTAAATTAGAATCATCCCCTTCAGGAGAAGATATCGAGTCCAACAACTTCAGTCCCTTCTATGTAGTCCAATCCCCAGAGACACCTTCGCCATGGGTGC
This genomic window from Cucurbita pepo subsp. pepo cultivar mu-cu-16 chromosome LG01, ASM280686v2, whole genome shotgun sequence contains:
- the LOC111801399 gene encoding kinesin-like protein KIN-7E, giving the protein MGAVGDEELSMEETSGHEERILVSVRLRPLNEKELSRNGVSEWECINENTIICRNGLSVAERSIYPSVYTFDRVFGCGCSTRKVYEEGAKEVALSVVSGVNSTIFAYGQTSSGKTYTMSGITEYTIADIYDHIEKHTERDFLLKFSAIEIYNESVRDLLSLDNTPLRLLDDPERGTTVEKLTEETLRGWNHFKQLLYLCEAQRQVGETSLNEASSRSHQILRLTVESSAREFLGNDKSSSLTATVNFVDLAGSERASQSLSAGARLKEGCHINRSLLTLGTVIRKLSKGRNGHIPFRDSKLTRILQSSLGGNARTAIICTMSPAQIHVEQSRNTLFFASCAKEVVTNAQVNVVVSDKALVKQLQRELARLESELRSCGQASVSPDSTLIREKDIQIEKLKKDLRELTLERDYAQSQVKDLLKMVEEDKPLISSTESDDQYPKLQARSSWNFENRPSETTAMTDSRIHGDVSGSFDPSQYSGANSRSDDNFMHLVEVEKNFLQGKSSPRVSSMVPFRVDAQQHMEVEELSCENSEDICKEVRCIEMEESSVNGYLVSTMPGSSPERYIDSTAPSPLANTTTSKVADNGQSKNCKLESSPSGEDIESNNFSPFYVVQSPETPSPWVLEKDICCSGGLKLTRSKSCITSLTRSLSTENIKEIQGTPPIWNGKYFIGRPEGFQIKLAALKYDVENERSSVTCSQTSQKSASKDAVSEQNIDVLEDDKSDITTSATEVEHDQISKVESENKLLDTTKQMSNLETENCLLDATVPGAKPKPIESEKNVEDLGMVPTQSDRISPSKWPSEFKRLQKDIIELWHTCYVSLVHRTYFFLLFKGGDPADSIYMEVEFRRLSFLKHTFSQGNRTVENGQTQPAVSLKALRGERQMLCRQMQKRLSKKQREALFVEWGIGLNSNNRRLQLAHLLWNDTKDMDNVRRSAAIVAQLVNYVEPDEASREMFGLNFAPGPDARGITSLETKNEGCLLM